From Vogesella sp. XCS3, the proteins below share one genomic window:
- a CDS encoding SDR family NAD(P)-dependent oxidoreductase has protein sequence MTTPTLPIASTLAGKTFWLSGAASGIGAATARALGAAGANVLLAARDAEQAALVARDIEAAGGRALFHRTDVLREADIAASVDAAVRHFGRLDGAFNNAGWLCPPAPLHLQDDHALQMSLDSNVRSVFWAMRHQIAALLASGGAIVNNVSIAGQVGFGGISPYVVSKHALLGLTRTAALEYYGQGIRINSVSPGVVASRMSAQGFGDAASREAFTATTPAGRDGQPHEIAAAVLFLLSDAASFASGHNLVLDGGYTVA, from the coding sequence ATGACCACCCCCACTCTCCCCATCGCCAGCACACTGGCGGGTAAAACCTTCTGGCTGAGCGGTGCGGCCTCCGGCATTGGCGCCGCTACCGCCCGTGCGCTGGGCGCCGCCGGCGCCAACGTGCTGTTGGCCGCACGCGACGCCGAACAGGCCGCGCTAGTAGCGCGCGATATCGAAGCCGCCGGTGGTCGCGCCCTGTTTCACCGTACCGACGTGCTGCGCGAAGCCGATATCGCCGCCTCGGTAGACGCGGCGGTGCGCCACTTCGGCCGCCTGGACGGCGCCTTCAACAACGCCGGCTGGTTGTGCCCGCCTGCGCCGCTGCACCTGCAGGACGACCACGCGCTACAGATGAGCCTGGACAGCAATGTACGCAGCGTGTTCTGGGCCATGCGCCACCAGATCGCCGCGCTGCTGGCCAGCGGCGGCGCCATCGTCAACAATGTGTCGATTGCCGGCCAGGTGGGCTTTGGCGGCATCAGCCCGTACGTGGTGAGCAAGCACGCGCTGCTGGGCCTCACTCGCACCGCCGCGCTGGAGTACTACGGCCAGGGTATCCGCATCAACAGCGTCAGCCCCGGCGTGGTGGCCAGCCGCATGTCGGCGCAGGGTTTTGGCGATGCAGCCAGCCGTGAGGCGTTTACCGCCACCACCCCGGCTGGCCGCGACGGCCAGCCACACGAAATCGCCGCTGCCGTGCTGTTCTTGCTGTCCGATGCAGCCAGCTTTGCCAGTGGCCACAACCTGGTGCTGGACGGCGGTTACACCGTTGCCTGA
- a CDS encoding Ivy family c-type lysozyme inhibitor, giving the protein MQKTALILATLLAASPLWAKPVTARQAATCKTQASCAYFGDVYSGDRAFRTAVQAVFRGSGNKAPAWVAAGVMSPLLPIQQGRELYLRGSVCQPHNCPHQLWVLYQPRRQQLVARYTREDGSEVWLGRPSAAQKALLQDENDPASPLAGKLTDSTPLPLVLP; this is encoded by the coding sequence ATGCAGAAAACCGCCCTGATACTGGCCACCTTGCTGGCCGCCAGCCCGCTATGGGCCAAGCCTGTTACCGCCCGCCAGGCGGCCACGTGCAAGACACAGGCCAGCTGTGCCTATTTTGGCGATGTGTATAGCGGCGACCGTGCCTTTCGCACCGCCGTGCAGGCCGTGTTCCGCGGCAGCGGCAACAAGGCCCCCGCCTGGGTGGCTGCGGGGGTGATGTCGCCGCTACTGCCGATACAGCAAGGGCGCGAGCTCTACCTGCGCGGCAGCGTGTGCCAGCCGCACAACTGCCCGCATCAGCTGTGGGTGCTCTACCAGCCGCGCCGCCAGCAACTGGTGGCGCGCTACACCCGTGAAGACGGCAGCGAGGTGTGGCTAGGCCGCCCGTCTGCCGCACAAAAAGCGCTGCTGCAAGACGAAAACGACCCCGCCTCGCCACTGGCCGGCAAGCTCACCGACAGCACACCGCTGCCGCTGGTGTTGCCGTAA
- a CDS encoding prolyl oligopeptidase family protein, with protein MTTHTDNFAWLESLDDAAALDWVAAQNATTRARLDTDPRFADLQASILANLRDTRQIPFFAEHDGWLYNFHQDDAHPRGVYRRTTLDSYRANEQAWQTVIDIDQLAADEDVDWYLDGVSHYTLQPTRVLLSLTPGGSDATVSREFDLANGAFVAGGFAFPYGKNHIAWRDLDSVFVCPAWDDSQLTRAGYPREVWLLQRGQSWADAQPLLQLDEDAMMVAAWRFLDAANPLAPGAITAFDVIEASQSFYSKTYYLLSGDRLIALPLPPRAEIEAYSHGDLIVKLAEDWHFAGQHYITGSLLAVACAADSGQLGRIQPLFVPGTRQSVEMVEATLDLLAIIVIDNVKSRLDTLRWADGHWQPHANPLPQGGVIEFADQPWHSNLLYYSYSDFLTPAGLYRLDLLAGGQPEVLRQQPAAFDASGYVATQYHASAPDGTAIPYFVVHRAGLAQDGNAPTLLYGYGGFEVPMMPYYMDNFGPQWLEKGGVFAVANIRGGGEFGPAWHQAAQGVNRQVSFDDFIAVAEDLIARGITRPRRLGIEGGSNGGLLVGACLTQRPELFNAVVCEVPLLDMLRYTQLLAGASWVDEYGDPDDPAERAALAAYSPYHHVRGDTAYPLALFTTSSKDDRVHPAHARKMVARLQALGHDALLFETEGGGHGGNTGQAQTAEELARVLVYLYRQLMD; from the coding sequence ATGACCACTCACACCGATAATTTTGCCTGGCTGGAAAGCCTGGACGACGCCGCCGCCCTGGACTGGGTAGCCGCCCAGAACGCCACGACGCGTGCGCGGCTGGACACAGACCCGCGCTTTGCCGATTTGCAAGCCAGCATTCTGGCCAACCTGCGCGACACGCGGCAGATTCCGTTTTTTGCCGAGCACGATGGCTGGCTGTACAACTTCCATCAGGACGATGCCCACCCGCGCGGCGTCTACCGCCGCACCACGCTGGACAGCTACCGCGCCAACGAACAGGCATGGCAAACGGTGATCGACATCGACCAGCTGGCCGCCGACGAAGACGTGGACTGGTACCTGGACGGCGTATCGCACTACACGCTGCAGCCCACGCGCGTGCTGCTTAGCCTTACCCCCGGCGGCAGCGATGCCACCGTCAGCCGCGAATTCGACCTGGCCAACGGCGCCTTCGTGGCTGGTGGCTTTGCCTTCCCCTACGGCAAGAACCACATCGCCTGGCGCGACCTGGACAGCGTGTTCGTGTGCCCGGCCTGGGACGACAGCCAGCTCACCCGCGCCGGCTACCCGCGCGAAGTGTGGCTGCTGCAACGCGGCCAAAGCTGGGCCGACGCGCAGCCGCTGCTGCAGCTGGACGAAGACGCGATGATGGTGGCCGCGTGGCGCTTTCTGGATGCGGCCAACCCGCTGGCACCCGGCGCCATTACCGCGTTCGACGTCATCGAGGCCTCGCAGAGCTTTTACAGCAAGACCTATTACCTATTGAGTGGCGATCGCCTGATCGCGCTACCGTTGCCGCCGCGTGCCGAAATCGAGGCCTACAGCCACGGCGACCTGATCGTCAAACTGGCGGAAGACTGGCACTTTGCCGGCCAGCACTACATCACGGGTAGCCTGCTGGCCGTGGCCTGCGCCGCCGACAGCGGCCAGCTTGGCCGCATCCAGCCGCTATTTGTGCCTGGCACGCGCCAGTCGGTAGAAATGGTAGAAGCCACGCTGGATCTGCTGGCCATCATCGTCATCGACAACGTCAAAAGCCGGCTCGATACGCTGCGCTGGGCCGACGGCCACTGGCAGCCGCACGCCAACCCGCTGCCGCAGGGCGGCGTGATCGAGTTTGCCGACCAGCCGTGGCACAGCAACCTGCTGTACTACAGCTACAGCGACTTCCTCACCCCCGCCGGCCTGTACCGGCTGGACCTGCTAGCCGGCGGCCAGCCCGAGGTGCTGCGCCAGCAACCGGCCGCGTTTGACGCCAGCGGCTACGTCGCCACCCAGTACCACGCCAGCGCGCCGGACGGCACCGCCATCCCCTACTTTGTGGTGCACCGTGCCGGGCTGGCGCAGGACGGCAACGCGCCGACGCTGCTGTACGGCTACGGCGGTTTCGAGGTGCCGATGATGCCCTACTACATGGACAACTTCGGCCCGCAATGGCTGGAAAAAGGCGGCGTGTTTGCGGTGGCCAACATCCGCGGCGGCGGCGAGTTCGGCCCGGCCTGGCACCAGGCAGCACAGGGCGTGAACCGCCAGGTGAGCTTTGACGACTTCATCGCGGTAGCCGAAGACCTGATCGCGCGCGGCATCACCCGCCCGCGCCGGCTGGGCATCGAAGGCGGCAGCAACGGCGGCCTGCTGGTAGGCGCCTGCCTTACGCAGCGCCCCGAGCTGTTTAACGCTGTAGTGTGCGAGGTGCCGCTGCTGGACATGCTGCGCTACACGCAGCTGCTGGCCGGCGCCAGCTGGGTGGACGAGTACGGCGACCCGGACGACCCCGCCGAGCGCGCCGCGCTGGCGGCCTACTCGCCCTACCACCACGTGCGTGGCGACACCGCCTACCCGCTGGCGCTGTTTACCACCAGCAGCAAGGACGACCGCGTACACCCGGCGCACGCGCGCAAGATGGTGGCGCGCCTGCAGGCGCTGGGCCACGACGCGCTGCTGTTTGAAACCGAAGGCGGCGGCCACGGCGGTAACACCGGCCAGGCGCAAACTGCCGAAGAACTGGCGCGGGTGCTGGTCTACCTGTACCGCCAGCTGATGGATTAA
- a CDS encoding sulfite exporter TauE/SafE family protein, producing the protein MTLTVALALFAAAFAAGGLNAVAGGGTLITFPALVAAGVPPIVANATSSVSQWPGYVASSLTFRRELAGQRAMAGMSIASVLGGLAGGWLVTVVSPRLFDVLIPWLILLATAMFAFSATLTRWMSQHAANVGRSTGALLLGQFVVSIYGGFFGGGMGIMMLALYSLFALDTLTRMNALKTWLSVLISGVAVLTFIAAGLVDWPAALVMLAGTICGGVAGARLARRLPALWLKRVVVALGSVLTAAFFWKVYG; encoded by the coding sequence ATGACGCTCACCGTCGCGCTAGCGCTGTTTGCCGCCGCTTTCGCCGCCGGCGGCCTCAACGCCGTGGCCGGTGGCGGCACGCTGATTACCTTCCCGGCACTGGTGGCCGCCGGCGTACCGCCCATCGTGGCCAACGCCACCAGCTCGGTATCGCAATGGCCAGGCTACGTGGCCAGCAGCCTCACCTTCCGCCGCGAGCTCGCCGGCCAGCGCGCCATGGCAGGCATGAGTATCGCCAGCGTACTGGGCGGCCTGGCGGGCGGCTGGCTGGTCACCGTGGTGTCGCCCCGGCTGTTCGACGTGCTGATCCCGTGGCTGATCCTGCTCGCCACCGCCATGTTTGCCTTCAGCGCCACGCTCACGCGCTGGATGAGCCAGCACGCGGCCAACGTTGGCCGCAGCACCGGCGCGCTGCTGCTGGGGCAGTTCGTAGTCAGCATTTACGGCGGTTTCTTCGGCGGCGGCATGGGCATCATGATGCTGGCGCTGTACAGCCTGTTTGCGCTGGACACGCTCACCCGCATGAACGCGCTGAAAACCTGGCTGTCGGTACTGATCTCCGGCGTAGCCGTGCTCACCTTCATCGCAGCCGGGCTGGTGGACTGGCCCGCCGCGCTGGTGATGCTGGCCGGCACCATCTGCGGCGGCGTGGCCGGCGCCCGCCTCGCCCGCCGCCTGCCGGCGCTGTGGCTAAAGCGGGTGGTAGTGGCGCTGGGCAGCGTACTCACCGCCGCGTTTTTCTGGAAGGTGTACGGCTAG
- the ltaE gene encoding low-specificity L-threonine aldolase produces MSTVTDLRSDTVTHPTPAMRQAMANAIVGDDVYGDDPTVRELETLAARLLGKEAALFVPSGNFGNQLALFTHCQRGDEVILGDDCHIVWHETGGAAVIAGVQLRTIASANGVLPAAEVKKRIRDGEDIHWPRTGLICLENAHSNGCVIQLADMAAVWEVAQQHGVPVHLDGARVFNAAVHLGCDVRDITRYSDTVMCCLSKGLAAPVGSILAGPAAFIARARKNRKLLGGGLRQAGVLAAPGLLALTDMVARLPEDHANARYLAEQLAALPGVEVNLDDVHINMVWFRLPATLDSSRLMAALAAANIKANGPEHGLMRLVTHWQVGRSELDRVVAVFASVLAA; encoded by the coding sequence ATGTCCACCGTTACCGATTTGCGCAGCGATACCGTCACCCACCCCACCCCGGCCATGCGCCAGGCCATGGCCAACGCCATCGTTGGCGACGACGTTTACGGCGACGACCCTACCGTACGCGAGCTGGAAACGTTGGCCGCACGCCTGCTGGGCAAAGAAGCCGCACTGTTCGTGCCCAGCGGCAACTTTGGCAACCAGCTGGCGCTGTTTACCCACTGCCAGCGCGGCGACGAGGTGATTCTGGGCGACGACTGCCATATCGTGTGGCACGAAACCGGCGGCGCCGCCGTCATTGCCGGCGTGCAGCTGCGCACCATCGCCAGTGCTAACGGCGTACTGCCCGCCGCCGAGGTGAAAAAACGCATCCGTGACGGCGAAGACATCCACTGGCCGCGCACCGGCCTGATCTGCCTGGAAAACGCGCACAGCAACGGCTGCGTCATCCAGCTGGCCGACATGGCGGCGGTGTGGGAGGTGGCACAGCAGCACGGCGTACCGGTGCACCTGGACGGCGCGCGCGTGTTCAACGCCGCCGTGCACCTGGGCTGCGACGTGCGTGACATCACCCGCTACAGCGACACCGTGATGTGCTGCCTGTCCAAGGGCCTGGCCGCACCGGTGGGCTCCATCCTGGCCGGCCCGGCTGCCTTCATCGCCCGCGCCCGCAAAAACCGCAAGCTGCTGGGCGGCGGCCTGCGCCAGGCCGGCGTACTGGCCGCGCCGGGCCTGCTGGCGCTCACCGACATGGTGGCGCGCCTGCCGGAAGACCACGCCAACGCCCGCTATCTGGCCGAACAGCTGGCCGCCTTGCCCGGCGTGGAAGTGAACCTGGACGATGTCCACATCAATATGGTGTGGTTCCGCCTGCCCGCCACGCTGGACAGCAGCCGCCTGATGGCCGCGCTGGCTGCGGCCAACATCAAGGCCAACGGGCCGGAACACGGCCTGATGCGGCTGGTAACGCACTGGCAGGTTGGCCGCAGCGAGCTGGACCGCGTCGTCGCCGTATTCGCCAGCGTGCTGGCCGCATGA
- a CDS encoding ThiF family adenylyltransferase, which translates to MEADLDRRFGGVARLYGEAALQRFAAAKVCVVGVGGVGSWVVESLARSGIGHLTLIDLDNIAESNTNRQLPALDPLYGMAKVTALAERVRAINPACVVTEVEDFVTEDNLDTMLGQGFDYIVDCIDSLKVKAAMAAWCVRRRQPFVVSGGAGGQMDPTRIAIADLGAVTEDPLLSKLRYTLRRHYGFSREPGRKLGVRCVYSTEPLVYPQAQACDTGDARGPQGLSCAGFGASVVVTASFGLFAASCVLNDLAGKRRK; encoded by the coding sequence ATGGAAGCCGATCTGGATCGCCGCTTTGGCGGTGTCGCCCGCTTATATGGCGAAGCGGCCTTGCAGCGCTTTGCTGCGGCCAAGGTATGTGTCGTGGGCGTGGGCGGGGTGGGCTCCTGGGTAGTGGAGTCGCTGGCGCGCAGCGGTATCGGCCACCTGACGCTGATCGACCTGGATAATATTGCCGAGTCCAATACCAACCGCCAGCTACCGGCGCTGGACCCGCTATACGGTATGGCCAAGGTGACTGCGCTGGCCGAGCGCGTGCGCGCCATCAACCCGGCGTGCGTGGTGACCGAAGTAGAAGACTTTGTCACCGAAGACAACCTGGACACCATGCTGGGCCAGGGTTTTGACTATATCGTGGACTGTATCGATAGCCTGAAGGTGAAGGCGGCCATGGCGGCCTGGTGTGTGCGTCGCCGCCAGCCGTTTGTGGTGTCGGGAGGTGCGGGCGGGCAGATGGACCCGACGCGCATTGCCATTGCCGACCTGGGCGCGGTGACCGAAGACCCTTTGCTGTCCAAGCTGCGTTATACCTTGCGCCGCCACTATGGCTTTAGCCGCGAGCCGGGGCGCAAGCTGGGCGTGCGCTGTGTGTATTCCACCGAGCCGCTGGTGTACCCACAGGCGCAGGCTTGCGATACGGGAGACGCACGCGGGCCGCAGGGTTTGTCGTGCGCCGGTTTTGGCGCCAGCGTGGTGGTGACCGCCAGCTTCGGCCTGTTTGCCGCGTCGTGCGTGCTGAACGATCTGGCGGGCAAGCGCCGTAAATAA
- a CDS encoding methyl-accepting chemotaxis protein, giving the protein MSNKAIHNTSSGELAGFVRLNEGIKGVVLIAFQINIMALNAILLAHRAGEVALGFGVISKELRSLSVELTGLMQELSNDAYLAVNLISDLLRQERRYRLLKKATDLVANPSPALRDVMVRREEEFSLITHRVRDVRLRLLDRLEDARKLCQFGTAISRSAKIEAAYGREYGRALAEVSQEFDQKIQNILPSIEALCTGMQRR; this is encoded by the coding sequence TTGAGCAATAAGGCAATACACAATACATCGTCTGGCGAGCTGGCTGGCTTTGTGCGGCTGAACGAAGGTATCAAGGGGGTGGTACTGATTGCCTTCCAGATCAACATCATGGCGCTGAACGCCATCTTGCTGGCGCACCGTGCCGGCGAGGTAGCGCTGGGCTTTGGCGTGATCTCGAAAGAGCTGCGCAGCCTGTCGGTCGAGCTTACCGGCCTGATGCAGGAGCTCTCCAACGATGCCTACCTGGCGGTAAACCTGATCTCCGACCTGCTGCGCCAGGAGCGGCGCTACCGGCTGCTGAAAAAAGCTACCGACCTGGTAGCCAACCCGTCCCCCGCCCTGCGTGATGTCATGGTACGGCGCGAAGAAGAATTCAGCCTGATCACCCACCGCGTGCGCGACGTGCGCCTGCGCCTGCTGGACCGCCTGGAAGACGCCCGCAAGCTGTGCCAGTTTGGCACCGCCATTTCGCGCTCGGCCAAGATCGAAGCCGCCTACGGCCGCGAGTACGGCCGCGCGCTGGCCGAGGTCAGCCAGGAATTTGACCAGAAAATACAGAACATCCTGCCCTCCATCGAGGCGCTGTGCACAGGAATGCAAAGAAGATGA
- a CDS encoding carboxymuconolactone decarboxylase family protein, translating into MTPYTLIARLGLCDGVAVEDARLALQQLCWHTRREPGCLRFEPLQQTDDTAGFWLLESFRDADAFAAHHAAAHTVAYQARGLTRLLQHWPLATLPPLAPAQPDDGATRYARGLARLAQVDGEAGQRVIDALQGVAPALAAYTIAFPFGEVYQDEVLTLKEREIATIAALAALGYATPQLKVHLHGALNVGCSRDEVIAVLTQMAVYAGFPAAINAVLAAKEVFAERDAA; encoded by the coding sequence ATGACCCCGTATACCCTGATCGCTCGCCTGGGCCTGTGCGACGGTGTGGCCGTCGAGGACGCCCGCCTGGCGCTGCAGCAGCTATGCTGGCACACCCGGCGCGAGCCCGGTTGCCTGCGTTTCGAGCCACTGCAGCAAACCGATGACACCGCCGGCTTCTGGCTGCTGGAAAGCTTTCGCGACGCCGACGCCTTTGCCGCCCACCACGCCGCTGCGCATACCGTGGCCTACCAGGCGCGCGGCCTTACCCGGCTGCTGCAACACTGGCCGTTGGCCACGCTGCCGCCGCTGGCGCCCGCGCAGCCGGATGACGGCGCCACCCGCTACGCGCGGGGCCTGGCGCGGCTGGCGCAGGTGGATGGCGAAGCCGGCCAGCGCGTCATCGATGCATTGCAAGGCGTGGCCCCGGCGTTGGCCGCGTACACCATCGCCTTTCCGTTTGGCGAGGTATACCAGGACGAAGTGCTGACGCTGAAGGAGCGCGAGATCGCCACCATCGCGGCGCTGGCTGCGCTGGGCTATGCCACACCGCAGTTGAAGGTGCATTTGCACGGTGCGCTGAACGTAGGCTGCAGCCGCGACGAGGTCATCGCGGTGCTGACGCAGATGGCGGTATACGCCGGCTTCCCGGCGGCCATCAACGCGGTACTGGCGGCAAAAGAGGTATTTGCCGAACGCGACGCGGCGTAA
- a CDS encoding ABC transporter substrate-binding protein — MPNVLRLAVGLTKLPYVEEGGRSGLEAALAIATLTQAGYQVKVVQLPQARGLAMLKEGQVDAMITLTPAASDALFYSQPLLYYRNRAIALHNSGIVLTQLSDLSRYSVASFQNARLLFGADFANAVARSPNYSEHADQDTLNRLLLNRRVDVIISDEFIFRANPTQTDLSGQRHAKVSYALLGSSPRHVGFANVYLRQQFDNALLQLKTSGEYERITQQYRQRYQLPN, encoded by the coding sequence ATGCCAAACGTGCTACGCCTGGCCGTTGGCCTGACCAAGCTACCTTATGTAGAAGAAGGCGGGCGCAGCGGGCTGGAGGCGGCGCTCGCCATCGCGACCCTGACGCAGGCGGGCTACCAGGTGAAGGTAGTCCAGCTACCGCAGGCACGCGGGCTGGCCATGCTGAAGGAGGGGCAGGTGGATGCCATGATCACCCTGACCCCCGCGGCCTCGGATGCCCTGTTCTACTCGCAGCCGCTACTGTATTACCGCAACCGTGCCATCGCCCTGCACAACAGTGGCATTGTCCTGACCCAGCTTAGCGACCTGTCGCGCTACAGCGTGGCCAGCTTCCAGAACGCGCGATTGTTGTTCGGTGCCGACTTTGCCAATGCGGTAGCACGCTCGCCCAACTACAGCGAACACGCTGACCAGGACACCCTGAACCGCCTGCTGCTGAACCGCCGGGTCGATGTCATCATCAGTGACGAGTTCATCTTTCGCGCCAACCCGACCCAAACCGACCTGAGCGGCCAGCGCCACGCTAAGGTCAGCTACGCGCTGCTGGGTAGCTCGCCGCGCCATGTCGGCTTTGCCAACGTTTACCTGCGGCAGCAATTCGATAACGCGCTGCTGCAGCTGAAAACCAGCGGCGAGTACGAACGCATCACCCAGCAGTATCGCCAGCGCTACCAGCTGCCCAATTGA
- a CDS encoding LysR family transcriptional regulator — MTPPLNELYAFACVARHRSFRAAALELGVSASALSHSLRQLEARLQVRLLHRTTRSVTATEAGEALLARLGPALGQIDSALEAVNDYRAQPQGLLRLNVPRTAAYLLLMPLLPGFLQRYPGIQLDVVCDDTLVDIVGAGFDAGMRFGETLAADMVAVPVGPPMRFAVIASPGYLAQHGTPQHPAELARHAGIRHRFGNGPLYAWELAKDGEALTVQPQGQLTLGEQPLMVEAAAAGLGIALVFEGYAAAAMADGRVTRILADWCPAMPGLYLYYPSGRHLPQAMRLWIDYLKAALAANPG, encoded by the coding sequence ATGACACCACCGCTAAACGAGCTGTACGCCTTTGCCTGCGTGGCACGCCACCGCAGTTTTCGCGCTGCAGCGCTGGAGCTGGGCGTCAGCGCGTCGGCGCTTAGCCACAGCTTGCGCCAGCTGGAGGCGCGGCTGCAGGTGCGGCTGCTACACCGCACCACGCGCAGCGTTACCGCCACCGAGGCCGGCGAAGCGCTACTGGCGCGGCTGGGGCCGGCGCTGGGGCAGATCGACAGCGCGCTGGAGGCGGTCAACGACTATCGTGCCCAGCCACAAGGCCTGCTGCGGCTGAACGTGCCGCGCACTGCGGCCTACTTGCTGCTGATGCCGCTGTTGCCGGGCTTTCTGCAGCGCTACCCGGGTATTCAGCTGGACGTGGTATGCGATGACACGCTGGTGGATATCGTCGGTGCGGGTTTCGACGCCGGCATGCGCTTTGGCGAAACGCTGGCTGCCGACATGGTGGCAGTGCCGGTGGGGCCGCCGATGCGCTTTGCCGTCATCGCCAGCCCCGGCTACCTGGCGCAACACGGCACGCCACAGCACCCGGCCGAGCTGGCGCGGCACGCCGGCATCCGCCACCGTTTCGGCAACGGGCCACTATACGCGTGGGAGCTGGCCAAGGATGGCGAGGCGCTGACAGTACAGCCGCAAGGGCAACTGACGCTGGGGGAGCAACCGCTGATGGTGGAAGCCGCTGCCGCCGGGCTGGGCATTGCGCTGGTTTTTGAAGGCTACGCCGCGGCGGCGATGGCCGACGGCCGGGTGACGCGCATCCTGGCCGACTGGTGCCCTGCCATGCCTGGGCTGTACCTGTACTACCCCAGCGGCCGCCACCTGCCGCAGGCCATGCGCTTGTGGATCGACTACCTGAAGGCCGCGCTGGCGGCCAACCCTGGCTAG
- a CDS encoding MBL fold metallo-hydrolase, with protein MKTAQTIYQEGSHRWVVIARDPSKPNCVIDTNEYLISREGDNLLTDPGGSEIFPAVFAALSTIVDPMAIRYLFASHQDPDIISSLGLWLECNPDIRCYVSRLWSSFIPHFGGDENSLAAIPDEGMSMPLGSGQIEYVPAHFLHSSGNFHLYDPDARILFSGDVGAALMPPEEDELFVRDFDKHIRHAEGFHRRWMGSTEAKLDWCERASRMKIDMLCPQHGSIYQGEDVMRFINWFAELPVGLSTFRHRR; from the coding sequence ATGAAGACCGCCCAGACCATCTACCAGGAAGGCAGCCACCGCTGGGTCGTCATCGCCCGCGACCCGTCCAAGCCCAACTGCGTGATCGACACCAACGAATACCTGATCAGCCGCGAAGGCGACAATCTGCTAACCGACCCCGGTGGCAGCGAAATCTTCCCCGCCGTGTTTGCCGCGCTGTCCACCATTGTGGACCCGATGGCTATCCGCTACCTGTTTGCCTCGCACCAGGACCCGGACATCATCTCGTCGCTGGGCCTGTGGCTGGAATGCAACCCCGATATCCGCTGCTACGTGAGCCGCCTGTGGAGCAGCTTCATCCCGCACTTTGGCGGCGACGAAAACTCGCTGGCCGCCATCCCGGACGAGGGCATGAGCATGCCGCTGGGCAGCGGCCAGATCGAGTACGTACCGGCGCACTTCCTGCACTCTTCCGGCAACTTCCACCTGTACGACCCGGACGCCCGCATCCTGTTTAGCGGCGACGTGGGCGCGGCCCTGATGCCACCGGAAGAGGACGAGCTGTTCGTGCGTGACTTCGACAAGCACATCCGCCACGCCGAAGGCTTCCACCGCCGCTGGATGGGCTCGACCGAAGCCAAGCTGGACTGGTGCGAGCGCGCCAGCCGCATGAAGATCGACATGTTGTGCCCCCAGCACGGCAGCATTTACCAGGGCGAAGACGTGATGCGCTTCATCAACTGGTTTGCCGAGCTGCCGGTAGGCCTGTCCACTTTCCGCCACCGCCGTTAA